The following are encoded together in the Bacillus sp. V2I10 genome:
- a CDS encoding carbohydrate ABC transporter permease encodes MDPKVKIKLQKVFTHIVLIIASVLFIVPFIWMVSTSLKPLKQVMSFPPEWLPNPFQWSNYLDAINYIPFFTYLNNTVVITLFSTLGVVLTCPLVAYSFAKLEWKGRNVLFFITIAVMMIPGQVTMIPLFLIFNKIGWVGSPLPLIVPAFFGVPFYIFLLRQFFLGLPDMLRDAAKIDGASEFRIYWQIMLPLAKPAVLAVGLFQFMASWTDFIGPLLYLTDETQYTLSLGLQQFQTQMGTEWGLMMAVSTMMTVPMIILFFFLQKTFIQGITFSGIK; translated from the coding sequence ATGGATCCAAAAGTTAAAATTAAATTACAGAAAGTCTTCACACACATTGTTTTAATTATCGCATCAGTCCTCTTCATTGTTCCATTTATATGGATGGTATCAACATCATTAAAACCTTTAAAACAAGTAATGTCCTTTCCGCCGGAATGGCTTCCAAACCCATTTCAGTGGTCGAATTATCTAGATGCAATTAATTATATACCGTTTTTTACCTATCTAAATAATACAGTTGTTATTACTCTTTTCAGTACACTTGGTGTTGTCCTTACTTGTCCTCTTGTAGCATACAGCTTTGCGAAATTGGAATGGAAAGGGCGTAACGTTTTATTTTTCATAACCATTGCAGTCATGATGATTCCAGGTCAGGTAACAATGATTCCATTATTTTTAATATTTAACAAGATTGGATGGGTAGGATCACCTTTACCTTTAATTGTACCTGCGTTCTTTGGTGTACCATTTTACATCTTCTTATTACGTCAGTTCTTCTTAGGATTACCAGATATGTTACGGGATGCGGCCAAAATAGATGGAGCAAGCGAGTTTCGGATTTATTGGCAAATTATGCTTCCGTTAGCAAAACCGGCAGTTCTTGCAGTTGGATTATTCCAGTTTATGGCTAGCTGGACAGATTTTATTGGCCCATTACTCTACTTAACAGACGAAACTCAATATACCTTGTCATTAGGACTCCAGCAATTCCAAACTCAAATGGGTACTGAGTGGGGCTTAATGATGGCGGTATCCACAATGATGACAGTACCAATGATCATATTGTTCTTCTTCTTACAAAAAACATTTATTCAAGGTATTACATTTAGTGGAATTAAATAG
- a CDS encoding DUF402 domain-containing protein: MAKRLVKIIERKIKYDSEIVEHSCILLKAKNQNVVLFHKILESFTMTANHTKLTIPRGSYTIAYYWSDRPYNLYIWRDHKGDYLGSYFNIVKNTYITDKVVSFEDLIIDIIVLPNGDFFILDENELPEPLDQFEKGFVQQTLNSLTDSLDILLTQLILETENAYKHEDLIPWLNNR; encoded by the coding sequence ATGGCCAAACGCTTGGTAAAAATAATAGAAAGAAAAATAAAGTACGACTCAGAAATTGTAGAACATAGCTGTATACTGCTTAAAGCAAAAAATCAAAATGTCGTGCTTTTCCATAAAATACTTGAATCCTTTACGATGACAGCAAACCATACTAAATTAACCATTCCTAGAGGCAGTTATACAATAGCGTATTACTGGAGCGATCGTCCATATAATTTATACATTTGGAGAGATCATAAAGGGGATTACCTAGGTTCCTATTTTAATATTGTAAAAAATACATACATAACGGATAAGGTGGTATCCTTTGAGGATTTGATTATTGATATAATTGTTCTTCCTAATGGAGACTTCTTTATTTTAGACGAGAATGAGTTACCAGAGCCATTAGATCAATTTGAGAAAGGATTTGTTCAACAGACGCTAAACTCATTAACAGATTCCCTTGATATTCTCCTTACTCAGCTTATTTTAGAAACGGAGAATGCATATAAACACGAAGACCTTATACCTTGGCTGAATAACAGATAA
- a CDS encoding Gfo/Idh/MocA family protein, whose translation MESVKIGIVGTGGISHLHGKQLGELKNARIVAIADPNIGNRDTLIKSFNLDSIAQFDDHLDMLENIPMDAVLICSPHTLHYKQAMDAINHNCHVLIEKPMACSLEEAEHLIEIAKKANRVLQVSYQRHFEPAFLYIREVISSGTIGNLTSVTASLYQDWKHLTTGTWRQYPSLSGGGMLMDSGSHIVDVLLWTTGLKPIEVESKIEQHHTPVEQDSFTSIRFENNVVAGLNIVGNAPCWHETYVFCGENGAIFFDNGKIVLRLNGKEPVIPELPQQTTNSDKSFIDAILGHHNVMVPGDFAKEVVKLTERIYQSAGYKSITSIK comes from the coding sequence ATGGAAAGTGTTAAAATCGGTATTGTTGGTACAGGGGGTATATCACATTTACATGGTAAACAGTTGGGAGAATTAAAGAACGCTAGGATTGTAGCGATTGCCGACCCAAATATCGGTAACAGAGATACGTTGATTAAGAGTTTTAACCTTGATAGTATTGCACAGTTTGATGATCATCTTGACATGTTGGAGAACATTCCAATGGATGCAGTTCTTATTTGTTCACCACACACCCTTCATTATAAACAAGCGATGGATGCAATTAACCATAATTGTCATGTTCTGATTGAAAAACCAATGGCTTGTTCGCTAGAGGAAGCAGAACATCTTATTGAAATAGCAAAAAAGGCAAACAGAGTTCTACAAGTTTCATACCAAAGACATTTTGAACCAGCATTTCTTTATATTCGTGAAGTAATCTCAAGCGGCACAATCGGAAATCTCACATCGGTAACAGCTTCTCTATATCAGGATTGGAAACATCTAACCACTGGTACCTGGCGGCAATATCCATCGTTATCTGGTGGAGGAATGCTAATGGATTCTGGCAGTCATATTGTAGACGTACTTTTATGGACGACAGGATTAAAACCGATCGAAGTTGAATCAAAAATCGAACAGCATCATACTCCAGTAGAACAGGATTCATTTACATCGATTCGTTTTGAAAATAATGTAGTTGCAGGCCTAAATATTGTTGGGAATGCCCCATGCTGGCATGAAACATATGTTTTTTGTGGGGAAAATGGAGCGATTTTTTTTGACAACGGTAAGATTGTTCTTCGTCTGAATGGTAAAGAACCCGTCATACCTGAGCTTCCTCAGCAAACGACTAATTCGGATAAAAGTTTTATCGATGCGATCCTTGGTCATCACAATGTTATGGTACCTGGAGACTTCGCAAAAGAAGTGGTAAAGCTCACGGAGAGAATTTATCAATCAGCAGGATATAAGTCTATTACATCCATTAAATAA
- a CDS encoding ABC transporter ATP-binding protein — MRFPVKKFFSYYKPYLTVFFSVLASAFIVSAVTLTFPLLVRYITKDVLEGDLSIALSKVYWIGGLMLVLVAVQNIGNYFVDYKGHEIGARMERDLRSELFTHMQKLSFSFYDKEKTGQLMSRITNDLLLLSELYHHGPEDYVKYLVRFIGAFVILFFINAPLTIAVFCFLPFLGVFALYFNKMLNRALRSNKERIGDVNAQVEDSLSGIRTVKSFANEQIEIEKFDRENNRFLHSRKRTYQAEALLYNSFETIIQLITITVIIFGSASIVNNTLDLADLITFLLYISFMIEPIQRLTHMSTQLQEGITGFQRFMEIMNLRPAIENKPNPVTLSEVSGEIEFNQVSFRYEEHLNNVIQNLSLRILPGEYVALVGPSGAGKTTLCSLIPRFYDVTDGGVFLDGVNVRDIDLESLRNSIGIVQQDVYLFAGTVMENIRYGDPAASDNEIIEAAKLANAHDFIMNLPKGYSSEIGQRGVKLSGGQKQRLCIARVFLKNPPILILDEATSALDNESESIIKESLELLAKGRTTIVIAHRLSTIRNAKRIIVLTENGIAEQGNHNSLLACDGSYARLYSKQFELL; from the coding sequence ATGCGTTTTCCAGTAAAAAAATTTTTCTCCTATTATAAACCGTATTTAACGGTGTTTTTTTCAGTATTGGCGTCCGCCTTTATCGTATCAGCTGTGACTTTGACGTTTCCTTTACTAGTCAGGTATATCACGAAGGATGTTCTGGAAGGAGATTTGTCCATTGCGCTAAGTAAAGTGTATTGGATTGGCGGGCTGATGCTAGTGTTAGTCGCAGTTCAGAATATCGGGAACTATTTTGTGGACTACAAAGGACATGAAATAGGTGCGCGTATGGAAAGAGATTTGCGAAGCGAGCTGTTCACGCACATGCAGAAGCTTTCTTTTAGCTTTTACGATAAGGAAAAGACAGGTCAGCTCATGTCGCGAATAACAAACGACCTGCTGCTTCTTTCCGAGCTGTACCATCATGGTCCAGAGGACTACGTCAAATACCTTGTCCGTTTTATTGGGGCATTTGTTATATTGTTCTTTATAAATGCCCCATTAACGATTGCCGTCTTCTGTTTTCTGCCATTCTTAGGTGTCTTTGCCCTATACTTTAATAAAATGCTGAACAGGGCATTACGAAGCAATAAAGAAAGAATTGGGGACGTAAACGCACAGGTAGAGGATAGTTTATCTGGAATTCGCACAGTAAAGTCATTTGCCAATGAGCAAATAGAGATCGAGAAGTTCGACCGGGAAAATAATCGTTTTCTTCATAGCCGAAAAAGAACGTACCAGGCTGAAGCACTCTTATACAATAGTTTTGAAACGATTATACAGCTGATTACGATCACAGTGATTATCTTTGGCAGTGCCAGTATTGTCAACAACACATTAGATTTAGCGGATTTGATCACTTTTTTACTGTATATCAGCTTTATGATCGAGCCAATTCAGCGATTGACTCATATGAGCACGCAGCTTCAGGAAGGAATCACTGGATTTCAGCGTTTTATGGAAATCATGAATCTGAGGCCGGCAATTGAAAATAAACCGAATCCTGTGACCTTGTCAGAAGTATCTGGTGAAATTGAGTTCAATCAAGTTTCCTTCAGGTACGAAGAACATTTGAACAATGTCATACAAAACCTGTCGCTTCGAATCCTTCCTGGAGAGTATGTTGCGCTAGTTGGTCCGTCTGGCGCTGGAAAAACTACTTTATGCTCACTCATCCCCCGCTTTTATGATGTGACAGATGGAGGCGTTTTCCTTGACGGAGTCAATGTCCGCGATATTGATCTGGAATCATTAAGAAATAGTATCGGTATTGTACAACAGGATGTTTACCTATTTGCGGGAACAGTAATGGAAAATATCCGATACGGAGATCCGGCAGCCAGTGATAACGAAATTATTGAGGCAGCTAAGCTTGCCAATGCACATGACTTTATCATGAACTTGCCAAAAGGCTACAGTTCCGAAATCGGACAACGAGGTGTCAAACTGTCTGGGGGCCAAAAGCAGCGGCTTTGTATTGCTCGTGTATTTTTAAAGAATCCGCCAATTCTCATTTTGGATGAGGCAACGAGCGCACTAGATAACGAAAGTGAAAGCATCATCAAGGAATCACTGGAATTATTAGCAAAAGGCCGTACAACTATTGTCATTGCCCATCGCCTTTCAACTATCCGTAATGCGAAGCGGATTATCGTCCTAACGGAGAACGGCATAGCGGAACAGGGGAACCACAATTCGCTGCTTGCATGTGATGGGTCGTATGCAAGACTTTATTCTAAGCAGTTTGAGTTACTATAA
- a CDS encoding sugar phosphate isomerase/epimerase, with protein MIKKIGMRIPSKMGAGGMESIASWASSNGIDVIDVPYYNEEVKAVLEAKGLEVGSIDGVGAVGQTKLLSENENSRLEAVEALKNQMTEVSGLGGKVMFMCLVPDDITMPRQKAFEIWKETFPSIVKHAEQQNIYIALEGWPGPAPYYPTLGCTPEMLRAMFNVIPSKHFGINYDPSHLVRLGIDHLRALSEFGERVNYCHGKDTEILHDELYECGVIQATFGSKYDFSEGSWRYTIPGQGDVNWGKVAVRLEKIGYTGPISIELEDHRYWGSLEAERQGIIKAKEHLAIYFK; from the coding sequence ATGATCAAAAAAATAGGTATGAGAATCCCGTCAAAAATGGGTGCAGGTGGAATGGAGTCTATTGCAAGTTGGGCCTCTAGTAATGGGATCGATGTGATAGATGTACCATATTATAACGAAGAAGTTAAAGCTGTTTTGGAAGCAAAAGGACTTGAAGTCGGCTCGATTGATGGCGTGGGTGCAGTTGGTCAAACAAAGTTATTAAGCGAGAATGAAAATAGTCGATTAGAGGCAGTAGAAGCACTTAAAAATCAAATGACTGAAGTCTCGGGGCTTGGCGGCAAAGTGATGTTTATGTGTCTTGTTCCAGATGATATTACAATGCCGCGTCAGAAAGCTTTTGAGATTTGGAAAGAAACGTTTCCTAGTATTGTAAAGCATGCTGAGCAACAGAATATTTACATAGCATTAGAAGGATGGCCAGGACCTGCACCATATTATCCAACTTTAGGCTGTACACCTGAAATGCTCAGAGCCATGTTCAATGTAATTCCTTCAAAACATTTTGGGATTAACTATGATCCATCCCATCTAGTTAGACTGGGTATCGATCATTTAAGAGCTTTGAGTGAATTTGGAGAAAGAGTCAATTACTGTCATGGGAAAGATACTGAAATTTTACATGATGAGTTATATGAATGCGGTGTCATTCAGGCTACTTTTGGTTCGAAGTATGATTTTTCAGAGGGTTCTTGGCGTTACACAATTCCTGGACAAGGTGATGTAAACTGGGGAAAAGTTGCTGTGCGTTTAGAAAAAATTGGATACACCGGACCAATCAGTATTGAACTTGAAGATCATCGTTATTGGGGTTCTCTAGAGGCAGAGCGTCAAGGAATCATAAAAGCAAAAGAACATCTTGCAATTTATTTTAAATAA
- a CDS encoding GntR family transcriptional regulator, which translates to MSKLYKKIYLDILEEIKNGTLKTGDRILSENELAEKFNVSRITTKKALDMLAQRNIIERFQGKGSYVSDINTTTINSTVEEENNTFLTDSNSKQELVGFIFPGIGNDYGIKLLDSIEKKCSKHNLAVVIKQTLGKPELEEKAINSLVNLGVRGLILWPSPGKHYSNALLRLIIENYPLVLVDRYLTGIPSSSVCINNKMAAIELTNYMLELGHEHIAYLSPPAGGTSSLEDRLMGFHVAMAEKGVRIIPDTILQNMRSSLQECSSINLRELTIDENDRNEIKKIIENNPEITAFITSEYLVSVTLYEVLASLGKKVPEDYSIACFDSPTDMIIEPLFTHILQDEEKMGCNAVDMLIKHLQENDTPPIHSEVGFKVIKGRSTQSRSMKAVQV; encoded by the coding sequence ATGAGCAAATTATATAAGAAAATTTACCTTGATATTTTAGAAGAAATAAAAAATGGAACATTGAAAACTGGAGATAGAATTCTTTCGGAAAATGAGCTTGCCGAAAAGTTCAATGTAAGCCGTATCACAACAAAAAAAGCGTTAGATATGTTAGCTCAAAGAAATATAATAGAACGTTTTCAGGGAAAAGGATCTTATGTTTCGGATATTAACACGACTACAATTAATTCAACGGTAGAGGAAGAGAATAATACTTTTTTAACTGATTCAAATTCCAAACAAGAATTAGTTGGGTTTATCTTTCCGGGGATTGGTAATGATTATGGCATAAAGCTTCTCGATTCGATTGAGAAAAAATGTTCTAAACATAATCTAGCTGTAGTCATTAAACAAACATTAGGTAAACCTGAATTAGAAGAAAAAGCAATAAATTCATTAGTAAACCTTGGAGTTAGGGGGTTAATCTTATGGCCTTCTCCAGGAAAGCATTATAGTAATGCATTACTAAGGTTAATTATAGAGAATTACCCACTTGTTTTAGTAGATAGGTACTTAACAGGAATACCTTCTAGTTCAGTTTGTATTAATAATAAAATGGCAGCAATTGAGTTAACAAACTATATGTTAGAACTTGGACATGAGCATATCGCATATCTTTCACCTCCAGCTGGGGGAACTTCTTCTCTTGAAGATAGACTAATGGGATTTCATGTCGCAATGGCGGAAAAAGGTGTAAGAATTATACCTGATACGATCTTACAGAATATGAGGAGTTCACTACAAGAATGTTCAAGTATTAATCTTAGAGAGCTAACAATTGATGAAAATGATAGAAACGAAATAAAAAAAATAATTGAGAATAATCCTGAAATCACAGCTTTCATAACAAGTGAGTATTTGGTTTCTGTTACTCTCTATGAAGTATTAGCCTCATTAGGTAAAAAGGTACCAGAAGATTATTCTATTGCATGCTTTGATTCGCCCACAGATATGATAATCGAACCGCTTTTCACACATATATTGCAAGACGAAGAAAAAATGGGTTGTAATGCAGTGGATATGTTAATTAAACACTTACAAGAAAACGATACGCCTCCAATTCACTCCGAGGTTGGATTTAAGGTAATAAAAGGTAGATCTACACAATCTAGATCAATGAAAGCAGTTCAAGTATAG
- a CDS encoding Gfo/Idh/MocA family protein: MSRSVKVAIIGCGGIANGKHMPSLSKLKNVELVAFCDVLVDRAEKAAAEYGFENAKVYDDYQELLQDESIEVVHVLTPNDSHAEITVAALDSGKHVMCEKPMAKTAAEARLMLEAAERSGKKLTIGYNNRFRPDSQHLHKVCERGDLGEVYYAKAHAIRRRAVPTWGVFLDEEKQGGGPLIDIGTHALDLTLWMMNNYKPKSVMGTTYHKLSQKKDAANAWGQWDPEKFTVEDSAFGFITMENGATIVLESSWALNSLDVDEAKCSLSGTEGGADMKDGLRINREDFGELYTTNVELGSDGVAFYDGKSETDADLEARLWIDNIINDTEPVVKPEQAFVVTQILEAIYESAKTRKAVYFEEQSSLVSNK; the protein is encoded by the coding sequence ATGTCTAGAAGTGTAAAAGTAGCGATTATCGGTTGTGGTGGTATTGCAAATGGGAAACATATGCCAAGCTTATCAAAACTAAAAAATGTTGAATTGGTCGCATTTTGTGATGTACTGGTTGATCGAGCTGAAAAAGCAGCAGCTGAGTACGGATTTGAAAATGCAAAGGTTTATGACGATTATCAAGAGTTACTTCAGGATGAGTCGATCGAGGTGGTTCACGTACTTACGCCGAATGATTCCCATGCTGAGATCACTGTTGCTGCCCTTGATTCAGGGAAACATGTTATGTGTGAAAAACCAATGGCGAAAACGGCAGCTGAAGCCCGTCTAATGTTGGAGGCAGCTGAACGCTCTGGTAAAAAACTAACAATTGGATACAACAATCGTTTCCGTCCGGACAGCCAGCATTTACATAAGGTATGTGAACGGGGAGATCTTGGGGAGGTTTATTATGCTAAAGCACATGCCATTCGCCGTCGCGCCGTACCTACTTGGGGAGTTTTTCTTGATGAAGAAAAGCAAGGTGGCGGTCCATTAATTGATATTGGTACACATGCTCTTGATTTAACATTATGGATGATGAACAACTATAAGCCAAAATCGGTTATGGGTACGACTTATCATAAATTAAGTCAGAAGAAAGATGCGGCTAATGCTTGGGGACAGTGGGATCCTGAAAAGTTCACAGTTGAAGATTCTGCGTTTGGTTTTATCACAATGGAAAATGGTGCAACAATTGTTTTAGAATCGAGTTGGGCATTGAACTCTTTAGATGTCGATGAAGCGAAATGTTCACTTAGTGGAACAGAAGGTGGAGCAGATATGAAGGATGGCCTTAGAATAAACCGGGAAGACTTCGGTGAACTTTACACGACAAATGTTGAACTAGGTTCAGATGGAGTGGCATTTTACGATGGAAAATCAGAAACAGATGCTGACCTAGAAGCTCGCCTATGGATTGATAATATCATCAATGATACAGAACCTGTAGTAAAACCAGAACAAGCATTTGTCGTTACGCAAATCTTAGAAGCAATCTATGAATCTGCAAAAACTAGGAAAGCTGTTTATTTTGAAGAACAATCAAGTCTTGTATCTAATAAATAA
- a CDS encoding carbohydrate ABC transporter permease, translating into MAEVTKSTRVQQSVVVKRKKLSTKSNLQGWLFASPWIIGLLVFFAFPLIASIYFSFTTYSILKPGEFVGFQNYQDLFKDDLFWKSIYNTIYFTIFFVPLSIIFGVGLAMMLNMKIKGMAIYRTIFFLPTLVPHVALAVLWMWLLNPGFGLVNGMLDMIGLQGPNWLGSEIWSKPSLVLMSLWGIGQAVIIYLAGLGDIPEELYEAAEVDGASWWQKTRHVTLPLLTPVIFFNLVMGAIGAFQQFTLPYTMTQGQGTPANSLTFYVMHLYDNAFKFFQMGYASAMAWILFVIIMALTTVIFMTSNRWVHYQGK; encoded by the coding sequence ATGGCGGAAGTAACTAAAAGTACTCGTGTTCAACAATCAGTAGTTGTGAAGCGAAAGAAGTTATCTACAAAATCAAATCTTCAAGGATGGCTTTTTGCCTCACCATGGATTATAGGTTTGTTAGTGTTTTTTGCTTTTCCGCTTATAGCTTCGATTTATTTTAGTTTCACAACATATAGTATTCTAAAACCAGGGGAATTCGTTGGTTTTCAAAATTACCAAGATCTTTTTAAAGATGACTTATTCTGGAAATCTATTTACAATACAATTTATTTTACAATCTTTTTTGTCCCCTTAAGCATTATATTCGGGGTTGGTCTAGCGATGATGTTGAATATGAAGATAAAAGGAATGGCAATTTATCGTACGATTTTCTTTTTACCAACGCTTGTACCACACGTTGCTTTAGCAGTTCTATGGATGTGGCTATTAAATCCTGGTTTTGGTCTCGTAAATGGGATGCTTGATATGATTGGATTACAGGGGCCGAACTGGCTCGGAAGTGAAATATGGTCTAAACCGTCACTTGTTTTGATGTCTCTTTGGGGGATTGGTCAAGCAGTAATCATTTATCTAGCTGGACTTGGTGATATTCCAGAGGAACTTTATGAAGCAGCTGAAGTCGATGGTGCCAGTTGGTGGCAAAAAACACGCCATGTAACATTGCCGTTACTTACTCCTGTTATTTTCTTTAACCTGGTAATGGGAGCTATTGGAGCATTTCAACAGTTTACATTACCGTACACTATGACCCAAGGTCAGGGGACTCCAGCAAACTCCTTAACTTTTTACGTAATGCACTTATACGATAATGCGTTTAAGTTTTTCCAAATGGGGTACGCTTCAGCGATGGCTTGGATTCTTTTTGTCATTATTATGGCCCTAACTACAGTAATCTTTATGACTTCAAATCGTTGGGTTCACTATCAAGGAAAGTAG
- a CDS encoding ABC transporter substrate-binding protein, with product MKIRGKKLGILSMSIFLIFSLVLAACSSEESGASDDGGDAKGTTEITLWHGYTDIGLQALKKMVAAFEEKNPNIKVKMVYTEASEGADQKLLTAVAGGNPPDVALFDRFKVGSWATQDALTDLTDMAAEDGIKGDTYYPYAWEEANYQGKLYGLPYTTDARMLYYNKDHFKAAGLDPENPPKTTKELEEAAEKLTKKEGKRFKQIGFIPWYGQGWLYGWGWSYGGEFYNKETGEVTANDPKIAEALTWMAGVAQKFGVEDIAGFESSAGTGAMDPFISGQISMKVDGNWTISSIEKYKPDLNYGVTPIPTPTGTDFTTWSGGHAIVLPKGAKNVEAAWEFAKYFGSEEGQEVYFAELPGDLSVIPSVNEKLGRGDNKMLKQFTDILPNSHSRPVIPEGQLMWNELVDATENTVRGKGTAQENLDKATEAVNKALEKYK from the coding sequence GTGAAAATTCGGGGTAAAAAATTGGGAATTTTGAGCATGTCTATTTTTCTTATTTTCAGTTTAGTTTTAGCTGCGTGTTCGTCAGAGGAATCAGGTGCTTCAGATGACGGTGGAGATGCAAAAGGCACGACAGAAATAACTCTCTGGCATGGTTATACTGATATTGGTTTACAGGCATTGAAAAAAATGGTAGCAGCTTTCGAAGAAAAAAATCCTAATATTAAAGTGAAAATGGTGTATACCGAAGCTAGTGAAGGAGCAGACCAAAAACTTTTAACTGCTGTAGCTGGCGGTAATCCACCTGACGTAGCTCTTTTTGACCGATTTAAGGTTGGTTCATGGGCAACTCAAGATGCACTTACAGATTTAACTGATATGGCTGCTGAAGACGGCATAAAAGGGGATACTTATTATCCATATGCTTGGGAGGAAGCGAACTATCAAGGGAAATTATATGGACTTCCTTATACAACAGATGCACGCATGCTTTATTATAATAAGGACCATTTTAAGGCAGCTGGATTAGATCCAGAAAATCCACCTAAAACTACTAAAGAATTGGAAGAAGCTGCAGAAAAGTTAACGAAAAAAGAAGGAAAACGTTTTAAACAAATTGGTTTTATCCCATGGTACGGTCAAGGTTGGCTTTATGGCTGGGGATGGAGCTATGGTGGAGAATTCTACAATAAAGAAACCGGTGAAGTAACAGCAAATGATCCTAAAATTGCTGAAGCGCTAACGTGGATGGCAGGTGTCGCTCAAAAATTCGGTGTAGAGGACATTGCTGGATTTGAAAGTTCTGCAGGTACTGGGGCAATGGACCCGTTTATTTCAGGACAAATCAGTATGAAAGTGGATGGAAACTGGACAATATCTTCTATTGAAAAATACAAACCAGACTTGAATTATGGAGTAACACCTATTCCTACTCCCACTGGAACTGACTTCACTACTTGGTCTGGTGGTCACGCTATTGTCCTGCCAAAAGGTGCAAAAAATGTAGAAGCAGCTTGGGAATTCGCAAAGTATTTCGGTTCTGAAGAAGGACAAGAGGTATACTTCGCAGAGCTTCCTGGCGATCTTTCTGTAATACCTAGTGTTAACGAGAAGTTAGGTCGTGGAGATAATAAAATGTTAAAGCAATTTACCGATATCTTACCAAACTCTCATAGCAGACCAGTTATACCTGAAGGTCAATTGATGTGGAATGAATTAGTAGATGCAACAGAAAACACCGTCAGAGGTAAAGGTACAGCGCAAGAAAACTTAGATAAAGCAACAGAAGCTGTTAACAAGGCACTAGAGAAGTATAAATAA
- a CDS encoding Gfo/Idh/MocA family protein — translation MSNTINIGIIGSGGIASAHARAYKEIPNVKIVAVADVIPGKANLFIEQLELKDAKGFDDHLELLNMDIDGVSVCTPNVAHHYTSIDALYAGKHVLVEKPMAVTLEQAIEMVEASRKTSKMLSVGFQPRYDPNMQAVKEIVQSGQLGNVYYVEVGGGRRRGMPGGTFINKQLAGAGAMADIGCYSLDLALNALGYPKPLTVSAYTSNHFGTNSAYHSESEKFEVEDFGVAMIRLEGGIVLNFKISWAMHMDSLGPTLFLGTNAGLKLTPAGSGPWSGVWDGGIGSISLFHDIKGHHVESTIPVKNHQLNIFNEKVRDFVGSIKDGTSAPIPGDQIVINQAIIDGILRSSEQGREVSVELPQLV, via the coding sequence ATGTCCAATACAATTAACATTGGAATTATTGGCAGCGGGGGAATTGCATCTGCACACGCTAGAGCATATAAGGAAATACCTAATGTCAAAATTGTAGCTGTTGCTGATGTGATTCCGGGTAAGGCCAATCTATTCATTGAACAGTTGGAACTAAAAGATGCCAAAGGGTTTGATGATCATCTTGAGCTGCTAAATATGGATATAGACGGTGTCAGTGTATGTACACCAAATGTTGCTCACCATTACACGAGTATTGATGCATTATATGCCGGAAAACATGTGTTAGTTGAGAAGCCAATGGCTGTTACGCTTGAACAAGCGATTGAAATGGTTGAAGCATCCCGAAAGACTAGTAAAATGCTATCAGTTGGTTTCCAGCCAAGGTATGATCCGAATATGCAAGCGGTAAAGGAAATCGTACAGTCTGGCCAGTTAGGAAATGTCTATTATGTTGAAGTTGGTGGAGGAAGACGACGTGGAATGCCCGGGGGTACCTTTATTAATAAACAATTAGCTGGTGCAGGTGCTATGGCAGACATTGGCTGTTATTCCTTAGATTTGGCTCTGAATGCTCTTGGTTATCCTAAGCCATTAACGGTTTCCGCATACACGTCCAATCATTTTGGAACGAATTCTGCTTATCATAGTGAATCAGAAAAGTTTGAAGTTGAAGATTTTGGTGTGGCAATGATTCGTTTGGAGGGAGGAATCGTTTTAAACTTTAAAATATCATGGGCGATGCATATGGATTCCCTTGGACCAACTTTATTCCTTGGAACAAATGCTGGCTTAAAGTTAACACCAGCTGGAAGTGGTCCATGGAGCGGTGTGTGGGATGGTGGAATCGGATCGATCAGCTTATTCCATGACATAAAGGGCCATCATGTTGAGTCAACCATTCCAGTTAAAAATCATCAACTAAATATATTTAATGAGAAGGTTCGAGATTTCGTCGGTTCTATTAAAGATGGTACTTCTGCGCCTATCCCAGGTGATCAAATTGTCATTAATCAAGCGATTATAGATGGTATTTTACGATCATCAGAGCAAGGAAGAGAAGTTAGCGTGGAGTTACCGCAATTAGTATAG